From one Portunus trituberculatus isolate SZX2019 chromosome 8, ASM1759143v1, whole genome shotgun sequence genomic stretch:
- the LOC123501109 gene encoding formin-like protein 3: MQAEVRRYKEAEKALLEEGRSEGRSVTNQRVTMQRKIYIRSQCPGNVARENINMTAETEAKAKANLSDIIAGAGVSLSLAPPPTQPPKTVSPKRYFLPMKRGSRWLLEEREGTLTLVQSNNSSLDSSSSPHTPTPADSSDKFKQRSSDIPAERPRDHSLLKPAREKTKPPPPPPPPPPPPPPPPPGSSLSSLRLGLAPSEASGKAEGKVTKPAVKQPRLYEYLMAAVIEGQDKVLRRKLPRASGMSAELLRKIKQKYDKG; encoded by the exons ATGCAAGCCGAGGTGCGCAGATACAAGGAAGCTGAGAAG GCTTTGCTGGAGGAAggcaggagtgaaggaaggagtgttaCCAACCAGAGAGTGACC aTGCAGAGGAAGATTTACATACGTTCCCAATGTCCCGGAAATGTGGCAAGAG AAAACATCAACATGACTGCAGAAACAGAAGCAAAGGCAAAGGCAAATCTATCAGACATTATTGCTGGAGCTGGAGTCTCTTTGTCACTGgcccctccacctacacagccCCCCAAGACAGTGTCCCCGAAACGCTACTTTCTACCTATGAAGAGAGGGAGTCGCTGGCTACTGGAGGAGCGAGaag GCACACTGACACTGGTACAATCCAACAATTCCAGCCTAGACAGCAGCTCcagcccacacacacccacacctgctgaTTCCTCGGACAAG TTTAAGCAGAGGAGCAGTGACATACCAGCAGAGAGACCGAGAGACCACAGCCTGCTTAAACCTGCTAGGGAGAagaccaaaccaccaccaccaccaccaccaccaccaccaccaccaccaccaccaccaccaggaagcaGTTTATCAA GCCTGCGTTTGGGATTGGCACCATCAGAGGCAAGTGGGAAGGCAGAGGGGAAGGTGACCAAGCCTGCAGTGAAG CAGCCTCGCCTCTATGAATACCTGATGGCGGCTGTGATTGAGGGGCAGGACAAGGTATTAAGGAGGAAACTACCAAGAGCATCAG gtaTGAGCGCTGAACTT